In Phycisphaerae bacterium, one genomic interval encodes:
- a CDS encoding SUMF1/EgtB/PvdO family nonheme iron enzyme — protein sequence MVYAVCCVALSQSTDTQPSEHDELALEFVRFPPGHVQLGRSVTGDKVGAALGGSVARLDEGPPQEMVIERGFKLAKEKVTAQQYAKFLNDMPRTDAERYVGLNQRSTIERRDGRYRARPGMESCAANTVSWSGAIAFTEWLSARTGKKYRLPTEAEWEYAVKGEENRDHPWASNTVSDEEARRFSREGACISEEARQAAATPEGLIGTAGAVGEWVQDVYRTQHGRAGETVDCDGQPCRVLKRLLHGDPTEREAGLLVDTAGIYGFRVLLEDEPSEPGALGPGATSKPCGVGRE from the coding sequence TTGGTCTACGCTGTCTGTTGTGTCGCACTGTCGCAAAGCACAGACACTCAGCCTAGCGAGCATGACGAATTGGCTCTCGAGTTCGTCCGATTTCCTCCCGGTCACGTGCAGCTCGGGCGCAGTGTGACCGGAGACAAGGTGGGTGCGGCCTTGGGGGGGTCCGTCGCGAGGCTTGACGAGGGGCCACCGCAGGAGATGGTCATTGAGCGCGGCTTCAAACTCGCCAAAGAGAAGGTTACTGCGCAGCAATATGCGAAGTTCCTGAATGACATGCCCCGCACAGACGCTGAGCGTTACGTGGGGCTAAACCAGCGCTCGACGATCGAACGGCGCGATGGGCGGTATCGGGCGCGCCCGGGGATGGAGTCCTGCGCTGCCAATACGGTTAGCTGGTCGGGCGCAATCGCGTTCACCGAGTGGCTTTCAGCGCGGACCGGCAAGAAATACCGATTGCCTACGGAGGCGGAGTGGGAGTATGCGGTCAAGGGAGAGGAAAACCGCGACCATCCTTGGGCGAGCAACACAGTATCGGATGAAGAGGCGCGGCGGTTCTCCAGGGAAGGCGCTTGCATTTCAGAAGAGGCAAGACAGGCTGCGGCCACGCCCGAGGGACTGATCGGTACGGCGGGCGCCGTGGGAGAGTGGGTACAGGATGTCTATCGGACGCAGCACGGCAGAGCCGGGGAAACTGTCGATTGCGACGGACAACCCTGTCGCGTGCTCAAACGCCTGCTTCACGGGGACCCAACTGAAAGGGAAGCCGGTTTGCTCGTAGATACTGCCGGTATCTATGGATTTAGAGTTCTGCTGGAGGATGAGCCTAGCGAGCCCGGTGCTCTGGGTCCGGGAGCAACATCAAAGCCGTGCGGCGTTGGGCGCGAATAA